A region of Sulfurimonas sp. DNA encodes the following proteins:
- a CDS encoding TRAP transporter large permease subunit has protein sequence MIGIVMFFTALFMLLFGFPVAFTFGAVSVIFGFTAGFFEAFAADEGFIQGLQYGVDMFAFMPYRIWAIMNNTILMAIPLFIFMGIVLQKSQLAERLLESMGYLFGEVRGGLAISTVLVGSLLAASTGVVGASVVAMGVISLPVMMKYNYNKGLATGTICASGTLGQIIPPSIVLIILGDVFQVPVGDLFQAAIWPGLFLIGAYILYIVIYSSINKEAAPPIVLENNIGSKSEQIIKALKAIIPPLVLILLVLGSIFMGIATPTESAAVGGIGAIVLAFLYKSFSFDMVHNASKETVQITAMVFGILIGATAFSMVFTYTGGDIIVEEFMLGLPGEKWGFLLLSMFAIMILGFFIDFIEISYIIVPILVPIAEAIGINPVWYAILIAMNLQTSFLTPPFGFSLFYLKGVAPPNVKTTDIYKGVVPFIIIQVIVLLMLTFYPEIFGISQISH, from the coding sequence ATGATTGGTATAGTAATGTTTTTTACAGCACTATTTATGCTTCTGTTTGGTTTTCCTGTTGCTTTTACCTTTGGTGCTGTATCTGTCATCTTTGGTTTTACAGCTGGATTCTTTGAAGCTTTTGCAGCAGATGAAGGTTTTATACAAGGATTACAATACGGTGTAGATATGTTTGCTTTTATGCCTTATCGAATCTGGGCTATTATGAATAACACTATTTTAATGGCGATTCCTCTTTTTATATTTATGGGAATAGTTCTACAAAAAAGTCAGTTAGCAGAGAGACTATTAGAGTCTATGGGTTATCTATTTGGCGAAGTGCGTGGTGGTTTAGCAATTAGCACAGTTTTAGTTGGCTCATTACTAGCAGCATCTACAGGTGTTGTTGGAGCTAGTGTGGTTGCTATGGGAGTTATATCACTTCCTGTTATGATGAAGTACAACTATAACAAAGGCTTAGCAACAGGAACTATCTGTGCATCTGGAACACTAGGGCAAATTATTCCTCCTTCAATAGTTCTTATCATCTTAGGTGATGTTTTTCAAGTTCCTGTTGGTGATTTATTTCAGGCTGCTATATGGCCAGGGTTATTTTTGATAGGTGCATATATTTTATATATTGTTATCTATTCATCTATTAACAAAGAAGCAGCACCTCCTATTGTTCTTGAAAATAATATTGGTTCTAAATCGGAACAAATTATTAAAGCACTAAAAGCTATTATTCCTCCACTTGTACTTATACTACTTGTTTTGGGGTCTATTTTTATGGGCATCGCAACTCCTACTGAATCGGCAGCAGTTGGAGGGATTGGAGCAATAGTCCTTGCATTTTTATATAAATCATTTTCTTTTGATATGGTTCATAATGCTTCAAAAGAAACTGTACAAATAACAGCTATGGTTTTTGGTATTCTTATTGGTGCTACAGCTTTTTCAATGGTTTTTACTTATACTGGTGGGGATATAATTGTAGAAGAATTTATGTTAGGACTTCCAGGTGAAAAATGGGGCTTTTTACTTCTCTCTATGTTTGCAATTATGATTTTAGGATTTTTTATTGATTTTATAGAAATTTCATATATCATTGTACCAATTTTAGTACCTATTGCTGAAGCGATTGGTATAAACCCTGTTTGGTATGCGATTTTAATAGCGATGAATTTACAGACCTCATTTCTCACCCCACCTTTTGGTTTTAGTCTGTTTTACTTAAAAGGTGTCGCCCCTCCAAATGTAAAAACAACAGACATCTATAAAGGGGTAGTTCCTTTTATTATTATTCAAGTAATCGTCTTACTAATGCTTACTTTTTATCCTGAAATATTTGGTATTTCTCAAATATCTCACTAG
- a CDS encoding response regulator transcription factor: protein MKILLLEDNKRLNSTITKRLKAKGFEVNNFLDGEEAYKAIDEGYICFVLDINTPSLNGIELLKKIREYNKDTPVIIISSTIELDVIKDSYSCGCNDYLKKPFFIDELEIKIEKLCHIDKDVIEISKDCKFYFKDSVIEIEGLRVHLSTKERNLINLLLSQRGKVVSFESIQTIVWEGNIASIESIRSLVKRLRKKLQLDYIETVLDVGYLFKNKN from the coding sequence ATGAAAATTCTTCTTCTTGAAGACAACAAACGATTAAACTCAACCATAACAAAAAGATTAAAAGCAAAAGGTTTTGAGGTAAATAACTTTTTAGATGGAGAAGAGGCTTATAAAGCAATCGATGAAGGTTATATATGTTTTGTTTTAGATATTAATACCCCTTCATTAAATGGAATTGAATTACTTAAAAAAATCAGAGAATATAACAAAGACACTCCAGTTATCATCATAAGCTCTACTATTGAGCTTGATGTAATTAAAGATTCTTATAGTTGTGGCTGTAATGACTACTTGAAAAAACCATTTTTTATAGATGAACTTGAAATAAAGATAGAGAAACTTTGTCATATAGATAAAGATGTCATAGAAATTAGTAAAGATTGTAAGTTTTATTTCAAAGATAGTGTTATTGAGATAGAAGGCTTACGAGTACATCTATCAACAAAAGAGCGCAACCTTATAAATTTACTTCTTTCTCAAAGAGGAAAAGTTGTTTCATTTGAGAGCATTCAAACTATCGTATGGGAAGGTAATATCGCTTCTATAGAATCCATTCGCTCACTTGTTAAACGACTAAGAAAGAAACTGCAACTTGACTATATAGAAACTGTTCTTGATGTTGGTTACCTTTTTAAAAATAAAAATTAA
- a CDS encoding TRAP transporter substrate-binding protein — protein sequence MKLTKLLGTLGLVSVLAVSAIAGEKKVKWKIATTWGPTAVPFSTAVTNMADMVNKMSGGNFTIRVDASNKHKSPFGVLDMVKLGQYDMAHSASYYWKGKDINLLPFTSMPFGMTAAEQNSWFYYGGGMALMEKAYKKHKVLSFPGGNTGNQMGGWFRKEIKSVEDLKGLKMRIPGFAGEVMAELGLTVTNIAPGELYTSLERGTIDALEWVGPGMDINMGFYKIAPFYYTGWHEPATELQFLVNTKKFNKLSAKNKEILRVAMRLAAYDMYTENFYMSAEAWAKIEKEYPNIKIKTFPKSVFNAMKAANKKLLAEKTKNNPLLKEILNSQNAYMKKARVWSEMSDYTYLKDNLE from the coding sequence ATGAAATTGACAAAACTTCTAGGAACACTAGGTTTAGTTTCTGTTTTAGCTGTATCAGCGATAGCTGGTGAGAAAAAAGTAAAATGGAAAATAGCAACAACATGGGGACCAACAGCGGTTCCATTCTCAACTGCTGTAACAAATATGGCAGATATGGTTAACAAAATGAGTGGTGGTAACTTCACTATTAGAGTAGACGCTTCAAACAAACACAAATCTCCATTTGGTGTTTTGGATATGGTGAAGCTTGGACAATATGACATGGCACACTCTGCGTCTTATTATTGGAAAGGTAAAGATATAAATCTTCTTCCATTTACAAGTATGCCTTTTGGTATGACTGCAGCTGAGCAAAACTCTTGGTTTTATTATGGTGGCGGTATGGCGTTGATGGAAAAAGCTTATAAAAAACATAAAGTTTTATCGTTTCCAGGTGGTAACACAGGAAATCAAATGGGCGGTTGGTTTAGAAAAGAAATCAAAAGTGTTGAAGACTTAAAAGGCCTTAAGATGCGTATTCCAGGGTTTGCTGGAGAAGTTATGGCTGAGTTAGGTCTTACTGTTACAAATATCGCTCCAGGTGAGCTTTACACTTCTTTAGAGCGTGGAACTATCGATGCACTAGAATGGGTTGGACCTGGTATGGATATCAACATGGGATTTTACAAAATTGCACCTTTTTACTATACAGGATGGCATGAGCCAGCAACTGAGTTACAATTTTTAGTAAATACTAAAAAATTCAATAAACTTAGTGCTAAAAATAAAGAGATCTTAAGAGTTGCTATGAGATTAGCTGCGTATGATATGTACACAGAAAACTTTTATATGAGTGCTGAAGCTTGGGCGAAAATTGAAAAAGAATATCCAAATATCAAAATCAAAACTTTCCCAAAATCAGTATTTAACGCAATGAAAGCAGCAAACAAAAAATTACTTGCTGAAAAAACTAAAAATAATCCTCTTTTAAAAGAGATTTTAAATTCTCAAAATGCTTATATGAAAAAAGCTAGAGTTTGGAGTGAAATGTCAGATTACACTTACTTAAAAGACAACCTAGAATAA
- a CDS encoding TRAP transporter small permease subunit — MLLKLEKAFNKFADFIGNITSVLMLLMMLNVFYDVIMRYFFNSGSIGMQEMEWHLFSVVILLGISYTLKEDGHVRVDIIYDNLTPQKQAIINIVGTFIFLIPFALLIGFGSLEFVYESFSSNEISGDPGGLSYRWIMKAFIPFSMLLLSITAIGYIIKNINIYKGASK; from the coding sequence ATGCTATTGAAATTAGAAAAAGCTTTTAATAAGTTTGCTGATTTTATAGGAAATATTACTTCAGTTTTGATGTTGCTAATGATGTTGAATGTGTTTTATGATGTAATCATGAGATACTTTTTTAACTCTGGCTCCATTGGAATGCAGGAAATGGAATGGCATCTATTTTCTGTTGTAATTTTACTAGGAATTTCATACACATTAAAAGAAGATGGACATGTTAGAGTTGATATTATATATGACAATCTAACTCCACAAAAACAGGCAATCATAAACATTGTTGGAACATTTATATTTTTAATTCCTTTTGCCCTACTTATTGGCTTTGGTTCATTAGAATTTGTTTATGAATCATTTTCTTCAAACGAAATAAGTGGTGATCCAGGTGGACTATCTTATAGATGGATAATGAAAGCTTTTATACCTTTTTCGATGTTATTGCTTTCTATAACTGCTATTGGATATATAATTAAAAATATAAATATTTATAAAGGAGCATCGAAATGA